A segment of the Fusobacterium ulcerans genome:
TATTCTTATAATTTCAATGATACTTTTCAATACTTCATCAAAATGTGTATCGATATATTTTTTTATATCCATAGTTTTCTCCTGTAATGGAATTAGTCAATTAAAGAAAGAGCAAGGTCTAAAACTTTATCCCCTTTCATCATACCATAATCCATAGTATTAATGATCTCTACTTTTTTTCCTACTGTTTCAGCTACTGCTGCTAATTCAGCTTTTTTATATTTTACTTGTGGTCCTAATAGAAATACATCATAGTTACCAAGATTTTCTTGAAACTTTGCTATACTTAAAGCATTAATTTCAACTTCTATTCCTTTTTTTACAGCTGCTTCTTTCATTTTTTTAACCATAAGACTTGTTGACATTCCTGCATCACATAATAATAATATTTTTTTCATAGTTTTCCTCCTGAATATTTACTTTAAATTTTTAATTATTTTCCTTCATTTTCCATTTGTTCTAATCTTTCCATTTCATCTTCCTCTTTTTTACTTGCCTTATCTATTATTCTAAGGAATGGAAGATAAATCATTGCTCCAATGATAAGATTTACTATTTGAATAAGTGCTCCTGAAATATCCCCTACTGTAATAAATCCACTGATTATTGCTGGTGTAGGCCATGGGAAAGCTATCCCTAAAGGTTTTGATACAATTCCAAGATTCATTGTTATATATTGAGTAGTTACCATTACCATAGCTACCAGATTAAATGGTATAAGCATAATAGGGTTAAGGATTATTGGAAGTCCAAACAGGATTGGTTCATTGATATTGAATATTCCTGGAATAGTTCCAATAGCTCCAACACTTCTTATATGTTTACTTTTTGCAAAGATTAATATAGCTATAAGCAGAGAAAGAGTAACTCCTGCTCCTCCCATCCATACCATGTCAAAGAACTGTTCAGTTATTACATGAGGAAGAGGCTGTCCAGCTTGTAATGCAGCTATATTTTCTACCTGATTTTCCAACCAGAAAGGTCTTACAAATCCATTTACCATTGAACCACTGTTTATTCCAACAGACCAAAGAATTGATATAGCAAAAACTGTAAATATAGAACCTATATATGAAGTTCCAAGAGATTTTAACGGCAAAGCCAGCATTTTATATACAAAGTCATGTATTGTTCCATAGTCTGTCTGCATCATAAGAAGTCTTAGAAGAAGAGCTGCTCCAAGGATAACTGTTCCTGGAATAAGAGCCTCAAATGATTTTATAACTTCAGGTGGTACACCATCAGGCATTTTTACAAGAATATTTCTATTAACGAAAAACTGAAATATTTTTACTGTTAATACTCCAATAACCATAGCCACAAACATTCCCTTACTTCCAAGCCAGTCAAATGTAATAACTGCTCCATGTTCAGTAGAATGTCCCAATGGAGTAAGTATCAAGAATGAAGCTAGAGACAGAAGTCCTACTGCAATACTGTCAAGTTCAAATTGTTTAGCAAGCTGCTGAGCTACTAAGAAAGCTACATACAGAGCTATAAGTGAAAATGTAGCACTTACAGGGATATCAAGAATATCCTTCCATCCTTCACCAAATAAACTAGTCATACCTCTTTGATATGCTGGTAGTGGAAAAGCTGAAATCATCAAAAATATAGATCCAATCATTAAAAGAGGCATCATCATTATAAATGCTCTTCTTATTCCATTGATATATTTGTTCTGTGCTATCCATGCAGCTACAGGAACAAGTTTGTCTTCTAGTATCGTTATAACTTTGCTCATCATCGTCTCCTTTTATATTTCTTCCAGTGGTTTTTGTATATTTCTTTTGTAATTTTCCATATATTCCTTTGAAGCTATCTCTATTTTTACCTCATTGCTTCCTTCTATAGGATTTGCAAGATATACTTTAGGTTCATTATCTGGGTCTGCTGCGACAAATGAAAACTCTACATTTGTTCCAATTCCCCATTCTCCTTTATTATTCATAGCCACAACAGATATAGCTCCTGCATGCCCTCTTCTTTTTTTCAGCTGTTCAGCAAATTCTGTAACTGCTGATTGAGCAGCTTCTGTAGGGGACATTCCTCTTTTCATTCTTTGAACTGTTTCGTAAGAAAGACACCCTTTCATTATATCTTCTCCAAGTCCAGTAGCTGCTGCCCCACCAGCTTCATTATCTACATAGAATCCTGAACCAGATACAGGAGAATCTCCTACTCTTCCTCTTTTTTTCATAAACAATCCGCTTGTAGAAGTAGCTGCTGCCATATCTTTTTCTGAATCTATACTTATCATGCATACTGTATCATGACCATCATAAGGGGAAAGATTTTTTTCAGTTATCTCTTTCATTCTCAATTCCCAAGTTTTTTTAGCTCTTTCAGTAAGCATATTCTGTCTTACAAAACCATTCTTATGAGCGTAAGCCTCTGCTCCCTCTCCCACAAGAAATATATTGAATCTGTCTGCACTAAGTTTTCTTGCTATACACACAGGATTTTTATAATCTTTTATTCCAGCTACTGCACCTATAGAAAGTGTCTTTCCATCCATAAAAGCAGCATCCAATTCAACTTCACATACTTCATTTGGAAGTCCTCCATATCCTACTGATTTATAGAATGGATAATCTTCAACTTCCATTATTGCTCTTTCTACAGCATCTTGGCATTTTCCACCATTTTTTAATATATCAGCTCCTAGAGTTACACCTTCAACAGCCATTCTCCAAGTAGCTATCATAGCCCACTTCTTCATTATTTTTCCACTCCTACTCTTCTATATAAGTCTATTAGCTCTTCTACTAATTCTCTAGCAAGAATTGAGTTCATAAGGTGGTCTTGAGCATGGACCATAAGAAGGTTCATAGCTATTCCATTCCCATCTGCTTCATTACATATAAGTTCTGTCTGCATCCCATGAGCTACAAGTGATTTCTCTCTTGATTCTTTTAAAAGTTCCTCTGCTTTATCAAAATTTCCAGTTTTAGCTTCTCTAAGTGCTTCATAAGCCAAACTTCTTGCCTCACCAGCGTTACCTACTATTGTCATTGCTACTTCTTCTAAATCTAAATCCATGTTCATTACCTCCTTAGATATTTTTGATTTTTTAAGGTTACACCTATATTAGCACTAGTCAAATAAAATGTCAAAAATCACATTTTTATGCCCGTATATCGTTTTTAAAGTTCTAATTTAATTATTATTCTTGAAATAAAATATAGTATATGGTATGATTTAGTAGATATGACGAAAATAAAATAATTGTATTTCGTTTAACTTTCAGAAAAAAAATATTCAAAAATATAAAAAAATTTTTAAAAAGGGGATTTTTATGAGTTTTGATATACTTCAGAAAGATATTCAGGTAGAATTTTCCAAACATCTCAATAGAAAAGAAAGAAACCTTATCAAATTTTTGTCAATAAAAGATAAAAATGTAACTCTTCCTTTTAAAGAATTTTTAAAATATCTAGATTTTGAAACACAGGAAGAAGGAATAAAATTTCTTAATTTATTTATGAATAAATATATTATTCTTTCATCAAATAACTCTAAGTATCTTGCATATTTAAATATACTTCAATCTTTCTATATATCTGGTGATGATATAACATTGATATTTCCTGACGAAATAGCCAGTTCTTTTAAAAAAGGAACTAATTATGAAAAGCTTGGAGTCAATAGAGTTCTTACATTCAGAGAAAAATTTTCATATCGTCTATACCAATATGTAAAAAGAGCTCCAGAAGACAGTGTATATATCCCTATGGAAATTTTAAGAAGTCTTCTTGAAATCAAAGAATCATATAAAAGATATTATGATATTGAAAAAAATCTCCTGATTCCAGTATTGAAAGATCTTGAAGATAATGGAGACCTTCCTCTTTTATACACTAAAAATAAAAGTGGAGATTACAAAAGTGCAAAAATTTTGGGAATTACTCTTGAAAAACAGATAGTAGAAAATAGTAATACTATTATAATTAATGATATTATGACGAAAATAGGGAAAGAGGTTAAAAATTTTACTGAAATATACTCTATAATATTAAAAGCTCTAGCTGAACATGGAGAGGAATATGTTAGGACTAATACAGAATATGCTCTAAAAAATTTCACTGGAAATTTTGACATTTTTCTAGAACAGCTTTTATTAAAAAATACTCCTGTAGAAAAAGCATATCTTACAGTTAAAAAGAAATTCAAAACATTATTTGAACTTCATATGGAAGTAATGAAGGTAGCACAGAAAGAAAGCCAGTATCCTTCTAATTTAAAATTTCTTATCAAAATATATTCTTTGAAAGATGGAGAATCTACTGTATGTGATGGAAAAGATATTTCAATGAAAATATCATATAACAAAAATGATTTTTCATATATAGAAGTGTTCAGACAAAAAATAAAAGAAGAAAATCCAAATGGAGAAAAATATAAAAAGGAAGCTGATTAGAGCTTCCTTTTTTTTTATTTATAGTATTTTTAATTTGTAAAATATCAAATTAATAAGCTACTTCATATAATCCTAAGATATCTTCTAAAACTACATCTTTTGGATTTCCTCCAATACATGTATCTGTAAGGATATCTTTAGTTAACTATGGTTTTCAATATTTTTATTATCAATTTTTAAATAACTCTCCCAATCTTCTGGAAATCCTATACAACTTATATCAATAACTTCTAAAAATTCATTAAAAGTGTTCTTTATATCTTTTAAAATTTTATTATTCCATTCTTCTTTATCTCTAATTAATATTCTCATTACTAAAACATAATCAAAAATTTTATAAGTAGTTATTGGAAATTCTTTAGTTTTAGCTGGTGTTGAAACCACTTTATAATTATAAAGTCTCATATCATGTGCCAACATATTTCTAAATCTTCTCATTGCTTCAATCCAATTTCCAAACTGTATTTTGCTGTACCCATATTCTTTTGCAATTTTTTTCTGAACACTATTATCAAGCAATACATAAAAATTTTCTAAATTTCCTAAAGTAAACAATTCTATTGCAACCCATATAGGATAATAGCCTTGATAATTTAATTTATGATGCTGAATAAAAGGCAATTCTTCATTATCTCTAATATTTTTATTAATAAAGGAAATAAATTTTGAATGTTTATCCTTATCCTTAAAATCTCTGCTAAACATGTAAGAAATATTTCCTTCTGAGTAACTGTGTGCAAAATTATATGAAATGGAAGTTTTTAAATCTCTTTCAATAATTTCCATTCCATATAAAAATATATTTCTAATTCTCATATCAAATTTTATAATTTTATAAATATAATCAAAAGTTAATTCTTTGGGATAACAGTCATTTGCTAAATCTTTAAAGTCATGTAAATATCCTGTAAAATGGTAATAGTTAATTCTTTTTAAAACTTCTTTAGCAAAATTCTCGTTTTCTATAACTAGATTTCTATTCTTTAATTTATTAATTTGTTCATCAAATGTTGTTGGAGGCTTTAATTGTGAACTAATAAATTTAATAAACTTATCATTTTCAATATTCATGTATGACTCCTTATAAAAAAAATCGACCCTTGCATGGGCCACATAACAAAAATAAAGTTAGAGGTGTGCAAAGGTCTGTATCATACTAAAATAATATCATATTAGTAAAAGAAAGTCAATAATATAGATATTCATTTATTCCTAGTTCTCTGTAAAATTTATCATTTGTTGTATGAATATATGGCCTCTTAGTAATTTATACTACATAATCTTCTCCTCTATACTTTTAATAAAAATTCCACTTTTTTAAAAATTTAATTAAATTTTACCAGTTTTATTTCTGTTGTTTTCTTTCAGCTTTAGCTATATAATATTCTAAAGAGGTGAGCCTATGATATTGAGAAAATATAATCCTGATGATTGTATTAAATTATTAAAACTCTTCTATGATACAGTTAGGAATGTAAATAAAAAAGACTATAATGATGAGCAGCTTTCTGTATGGGCTCCTGATAACTATATAGAAGAAAAATATGCCCTCTGGCAAAAGTCTCTTTCTGAAAATTTTACTATTGTTGCTGAAATCAATGGAGAGATTGTAGGTTTTGGAGATATAGAAAAAACTGGCTATCTCAATAGGTTATTTATTCACAAGGATTATCAGAATATGGGAATTGCATCAGCTATAGTTAAGGAACTTGAAAAATATGCAGAGAAAATATGTATATGCACAATAATAACAGAGGCTTCAATCACAGCTAAACCCTTCTTTGAAAGGCTGGGATATACATTGGTAAAAAAACAGCAGGTAGAGAGAATAGGAATTTCTCTTACTAACTATGTTATGGAAAAAAATATATCGAGATAAGGTTCATTTATAAAAAATCTAAATTCTAATATATTATTTCTATTTTAAATTATATGACAAAATAATATGTATATGGTCAATAATAATTTTGCTGGCAGGTACCAGATAAGGAGCTGAAATGATTAGAAAAGCTAAAAAAACTGATATAGAAATTATTTCGAAAATCTATATAGACAGTCGTAGAAAAACATATAAAAATATTCTTCCAGATGATTATCTCAATTCTCTAACTTATGCACAAGCAGAGAAAAAATGGGAAGAGTATTTAGAAAATGATAATAATGTTATTTTTCTTCATTTAGATGACAAAGGAACTATTACATCTCTTGCAGCAAGTAAACCTTACAGACATCTCAAAAAATGTCTCTATTTAGATTCACTTCATGTGTCTCCTGAATTTCAAAGTAAGGGAATAGGAAAATCTCTTATCTTAAAAACTGCTGAATTTGCTTTGGAAAATGGCTATGACACTATGACTATCTCTATTCTTAGAGGAAATGACAAAGCTGAAAAAATTTATCAATATTTAGGAGCTGTATATCTTAATGATTTTATCAATTATTTTGACAATACTTCAGCTATGTCTACAGTATTTATATGGAAAGATTTACCCAAATTAATAAGCAAGCATAGTAAATAGTATATAAAAAGAAGCTGATATGAGATAAATTTTTATTACTCTATATCAGCTTTTTATTTATTAGATTCTCATTTCCATTATGATTTCTCCATCTTCATCCATTTCTCCTGTCTCTTTAAATCCACAGGCTGAGTACAGCTTCATAGCCAATATATTTTCTGGTTCAAAAGATAGATTTATTTTTCTGATTTTTTCTTTTCTAAAAAAATCAATTATCTCTTTCATAGCTTTTTTTCCATAACCTCTTTTTTGATAGTTTCTATCTATCATAAAACGACATATCCAATACTCATCTTTATCTTTTTCCATATTAAGCATAACAAAACCTATAAGCATCTCTTCTGCATATATTCCAAATAACTTAACTGTTTCCCTGTAGATATATGCCTGTGCTATGGAATAGATATTTGAAGCAACAAAAGCACTCTGTTCCTCATTAACTTCCAACTTAATACATTCATCATAATTATCTTCATTGATTTCTCTTAAAGTAATTACTTGATTTGATTCACTCATTTAATTCCTCCTGATTTAATCTAATTTTCTCCAAAAATATATATGATTTTCTATCTATTTTTTTTATTTTCATAATAATTCCCCCTTTTTCTTACAACTTTTATCTTATTAAATTGTAGCAGATCAATCAAATATTTACAATTTTTTATATATTATCTAAAATTTTTATTTATATTATTAATCCTCTTTCATTCTATTTTTTTTATACAATTATCTTAAAAAAAAGTTTTTCTTACAAACTTTAAAAAAAATTTATCTTGACTTTACTACATTTTTAAATTATAAATATAGTAACTACTACATTGGCTAAATTTAATAACTTTTATCTAAAATCAAGGAGGGCAAAATTATGGAGTACGGAATTTTATCTGTCATCCCACCGCTGGTAGCTATTATACTGGCATTGGTGACAAAGCAAACAGTTTTTTCACTTTTTTTAGGTCTGTGGATCGGTACTACAATCATCTCTGATTGGAACCCAATAATTGGATTTCCAAAAATGATTTCTGATTTTTTTATTCCGCTGATTGGGAACAGCTGGAATGCAGGAATGATAATGCTTATTGTTTCTTGTGGGGGATTTGTATATCTTATAAAAGTTTCTGGTGCAGCTAAAGCATTTGGGGATTATGCTTCTAAGAGAGTAAAAACAAGAAAAGGTGCTCAGCTTACAGCTTATTTTGCAGCATTTGCTTTTATTTTTACAGAGCCAACTCTTACACTTGGAGCTATCATGAGACCAATTACTGAAAGACTTAGAATATCAAGAGTAAAGCTTGCATACATATGTGACGTTATGGGGTGTCCATTTGCAACACTTTCTCCAATTACAAGCTACAGTACTTATGCTATTGGATTAATAGCTACTCAGTTTGCTATGCTGGGGATAACTGATAATCCTTGGACTACATATCTGAAATCTATACCATACAATTTCTATGCTATGTTTGGTATGCTTGCTTTGTTCTTTGTTATCATATTTAATCTGGATATAGGACCTATGTATAAAGCTGAAAAGAGAGCTATTGAAACTGGAGAGCTTATAGGAGAAACAGATAACCCAATGGGAAAATATGATCTTGATGAAGAGACTTTATTTAAAGATTCAAATATAACACTGGCTAGTTTTGTTATTCCACTTCTTGCATTATTTGCTACATTGATAGCTATGATACTATGGACTGGAAAAGCTGGTGAAAATGGTATAGGAGGGGCTTTTGTTAATTCAAATATATCTCTTTCTATCACTACTGGGTTCTTAGTTGCTTCGATAGCTGCTGGAATAATGGGTGCAAAATCTAAAATATTTAAATATGGTGACATTGTTCCTATGTTCTGTAAAGGAGTTGCTTTAAACTCTGACATTCCAATTATTTTAGTATTAGCATGGTCTATTGGTTCATTGACAGGGGTTATGGATCTTAAAGGTTATTTAATAAATATAGTTGCACACTACAATATAGCTGCTGGTCTTATGCCTGCATTCCTGTTTGTAGTTGGAGCTTTCGTTGGATTCTCTACTGGAAGTTCTTGGGGTGTATGGGCTATAATTATGCCGATATCTCTTCCAATAGCTCACACATTTGGAGTACCAATGGAACTTATGATAGGGGCTTCTTTGAGCGGGGGAGTATTTGGAGATCACTGTTCTCCTATATCAGATACTACTATACTTGCATCTACAGCAGCTGGTTCTGACCATGTAGAGCATGTAAAAACACAGCTTCCTTACAGTATGACTGTTGGAATATCTTCAATCATAGGTTTCCTAGTAGGAGGACTTATCTCTCCAATACTTGGACTTATAGTTACAGCAATATCAATAGTAACAGCTCTCTTCATATTCTCTAAGATAGCTGAAAAAAGAAATGGTAAAATTTTAGGAGGAGTACAATGATGAATAAATCGAAAATATATTTTCCAGACTATATCTTCTATAATGGAAATGTTCATACAGTAGATGCAGAAGATAATATTTATGAAGCTGCTGCTGTATCAGGAAATAAAATAGCTGCTGTTGGAAGTAATGATGAAATAATGGCTATGAAAACTGACAAAACTGTATTGATAGATTTAAATGGAAGAAGTCTTATCCCAGGGATTAATGATGCTCACAATCATGCATGGGAAACTGGTTTAATGCTTGAGGGAATAGTACTTTTCGGTATCGACAGCATGAAAATGCTTCAGGAAAAAATCATAGAAAGAATAAATGAAGTTCCAGAAGGGACATGGATACAAGGAGGAAGCTGGATAGAATCTCAATTTGAAGAAAATAGAGCTCCAAATCGTTATGATTTAGATGCTGCCTCTCCTCATAATGCAGTTGTATTAGAAAGAATATTTGGTGCATGTTCTGTAAATTCCAAAGCACTGGAACTGGCTGGTATAAATAAAGACACTCTGGATCCTCCAAAAGGACATATAGAAAAAGATGAAAATGGAGAGCCTACTGGTGTTCTTCATGGAAATGCTGTTCTTTTAGTAAGAAAAGTTATGCCTGGACCTTTTGGAAGTGACGATTTTGGAGCAGGAGAAGGGGAACCTTCTATTCCAGTATTAGAAAAATCTATATCTCTTGCAATAAACGAATACAATAAATATGGAATTACAAGTATAACAGAACCAGGAGTAAGTTCTGGTGTATGCAAAGCCTATCATGATTTATTAAAGAAAAATGAACTTAGATGCAGAATAAATCTTATGCCTAACTGGCATGGTTTCACGTTGCAGCAAAATGAAAAAGAGCTGGATCAACTTCTTAATGATTACGATTTCTCATCTGGTTACGGAAATGACTGGATACGTTACTCTTCATTAAAAATGGCAATAGATGGAGGGCTTACATCTATGACAGCTCTAAAATCTTGGAATTACAAAGGGGAGGATTCATTGAGAGAATTTCCATTGAGATTGGATATCACTAAACTTGATGAATATATAAAGTCAGCTCATGATTCTGGATGGGATATAGGTATTCATGTAATGGGAGACGTTGCTATAGATAAAGCTGTAGATGCTATCTACAAAGCTGTTAAAGCTAACCCTAGAAAACATCAGCACTCTATAATTCATGCTTATTACCCAAGTGAAGAAACTCTTAAAAAAATGAGTGAAGTAGGAATAATGGTAGCTGCTCAGGCAAGTTTCATATATGTAGAAGCAGATGGCTATGATTCTCTGCTCCCTAGGGATAAGCAAACAAGTTTTACTCCATTAAAAACTTACAAGGATAATGGAATTGTAGTTTCTCTTACTACTGATATGCCTTGTTCAAATTTGAATCCATTTATAAATATGTATGCAGCTGTAACTAGAAAAGGTTCTAGAGGTTATTCTCTTGGAGATGAAGAAAAAATAAATAAAACTGAAGCTTTGAGAATGATGACATATAATGGTGCTGTACTAAATGGAGAAGAGAATTTCAAAGGAAGTATAGAGGCTGATAAACTGGCAGATCTCGTTATTATTGACAGAAATCTTTCTCAGGTGCCAGATGAAGAGATAAAAAATATCAAAGTTGATTTCACTATGCTTGATGGAAAAATCATCTATCAAAGATAGGGAAGTCGAGGAAGTGAATAGATGCTGTATCTGATCATAGCAGTTTTATCAAATACCTTTATGACTTTTATTATAAGACTGTCAGAAAAGGAAAAAAGCAATCGTTTTAATGTAAATACTTTTAACTATCTTTTTGGAGGTATATTGGCATATTTTGTTATTAGAAAGGAAAGTATATTCTCATTTGATGGAGATTACAAATATACACTTTTCCTCGCAGTGATAAATGCCGTTTTATACATTACCTGTCTTTATCTTATGCAGGTAAATATGAAGAAAAATGGAGCTCCTCTCACTACTACATACAACAGACTGGGGCTCCTTATCCCTATCCTTGTATCTGTCATACTGTTTAAGGAATATCCTAATCAAATGCAGATAATTGGATGTATTTTAGCTATCTTTTCTATCTATTACATCAACAAAAAAGATAAGAAAGATGAAAAAAGCAAGGTTTCTCCCTTACTTCTTATAGCTCTTTTTATGGCTGGAGGTATGGTAGACACTTTAGCAAAGATATATGGATATTATGGAAATTCAAATCTGCAAGGGCATTTTATTTTCTATACTTTTGTTTTTTCCTTTATATTCAGCCTTATACTTAGCATCAAAAGCATTAAAAATCTGAGTAAAAAAGAAATACTTATTGGTTTCTTTATAGGTATTCCCAATCAGATTACTACTCTGGCTCAACTAAAAGCTGTAGCTGTGCTTCCTGCTTATCTGGTATTTCCAGCATACAGTATTTCGGTTATACTTTTAGTCAATCTTGTGAATTTTCTTTTCTTTAAAGAAAAGCTCACAATGCGTCAGTATGTGGGAACAGGTATCATCATTTCAGCTCTTATATGCATGAATGTCTAGAAATATTCCTTGCTTTTATTATTAAATTATTTTATGATAAAAGAAAAGAAACGTGAGGTATGATTCATGACTGGAATTGCAAAGCTGTACAGGAAAAACTATAATAACCTGACTAAAGCTGAAAAACAAATAGCAGAATATATCTGTGGTAACCCTAAAAAAGTTATCATGATGACTTCCTTAGACCTTGGAAAAGAGCTCAATGTCAGTGATGCAACAGTGTTGAGATTTTCTAAGAAAATAGGATTTTCTAAATATAATGAACTTAAAGAATATCTTGCAGAAGAATTGGAAGCAAGAAAAAGTGTCATTGATAAAATGCTAGATAACTGGAACAATGACAGAGAGGATAATAACAGTGTTAAGAAAATGATAAATGCTGATATTAAAAATATGCAGAAACTTTACATGGATTTAGATTTAGAAGAAATAGATAATGTAGTAAAGCTTATGCAGACATCAAAAAAAATATTTGTTATTGGGGTAGGAAGCAGCAGAGCTGTTGCTGAAATGCTTGGATGGCATTGCATGGTTTTAGGTCTGGAAGCTGTAACAATATCTGAAGGAGGATATGGATTATTTGAAAAAATAGCCCATGTGACAAAAGATGACTGTGTAATATTTTTCAGTGTTCCTAAATATCTGAAAGATGAAGTACAGATGATGGAGCTTCTCCATACTAAAAAAGTTCCTTCAGTTGTTATTACAAATAATCTTTTCTCTAAAATTGCTTCTTATGCTTCTATATTTATCCCAGTTGAAACAGATAATACAAGTTTTTTTAATTCTTTTATACTTCATGCAGAGGTATGTAATGTTATTCTTCTAAAACTTTTTGAAGGAGACAGAAACAGATATTTTCAATATTTCAAACAAAATGAGAAGGATCAAAGCTTCCTTTACGAAGATGAGGAGCCTTCTTCTACATATTAAAACAAGAAGCTGTCTTATTAATCAGAACTATAATCTGACTTTTTAGACAGCTTCTTCTTTTTGATTATATTTCATTATCTATTAGAATCATAACTAAGTACCTTATCTTAGAATTTTCTTTAAACAGAGTGTATTCCTCTTCAAAAAAGACAAAGATATTCTGAGAAATTAAAATATCTTTTAATTCAGCCCATTTTTGAACTCTCTCTATACTGTTGGATATATCCTCTTTCTTAAAAAGACTTTCACTCCACATACAAATATAGCTCCCTTTATTTAAAACAACAGATTTATTCTCCCTGTTTTTAAAAGAAATATATAAGTGGGATCCTTTTATTTCTTCTTGTAAATCATTTTTAAGAAATTTAAATCCAAAATACTTATATTCAAACTTAAGAGGAAATCTTTCAAAGATTTTCTCTTCTGGGGAAATCTCTGTTCCTTTTATATCTTCAAACCCTTTTATAAAGGGGATGTCTAATTCTATATTCTTACCTGTTTTATGATTCATCAAGTGCTTTTCTAAAATTTTTTTCTGGTTTTTTAAACATACAATTTTATTTTGAACTTCAGAAATTATTTCTTTCAATATCTTTTCAAACTTATCCTCTTCTTTAGTAAAGATATATTCTTTTATCTGCTCCAGAGATATTCCCAGATTTCTTATATAGTTTATCAATTTTAAATTAAAAATCTGTTCTAAAGAATAATAATTATAGTTATTGCTTTTATCTCTAAAAGCAGGAGTAACTAAGTTTTCATTGCTATAGTATCTCAATGTAG
Coding sequences within it:
- a CDS encoding PTS sugar transporter subunit IIC; the protein is MSKVITILEDKLVPVAAWIAQNKYINGIRRAFIMMMPLLMIGSIFLMISAFPLPAYQRGMTSLFGEGWKDILDIPVSATFSLIALYVAFLVAQQLAKQFELDSIAVGLLSLASFLILTPLGHSTEHGAVITFDWLGSKGMFVAMVIGVLTVKIFQFFVNRNILVKMPDGVPPEVIKSFEALIPGTVILGAALLLRLLMMQTDYGTIHDFVYKMLALPLKSLGTSYIGSIFTVFAISILWSVGINSGSMVNGFVRPFWLENQVENIAALQAGQPLPHVITEQFFDMVWMGGAGVTLSLLIAILIFAKSKHIRSVGAIGTIPGIFNINEPILFGLPIILNPIMLIPFNLVAMVMVTTQYITMNLGIVSKPLGIAFPWPTPAIISGFITVGDISGALIQIVNLIIGAMIYLPFLRIIDKASKKEEDEMERLEQMENEGK
- a CDS encoding N(4)-(beta-N-acetylglucosaminyl)-L-asparaginase; the encoded protein is MKKWAMIATWRMAVEGVTLGADILKNGGKCQDAVERAIMEVEDYPFYKSVGYGGLPNEVCEVELDAAFMDGKTLSIGAVAGIKDYKNPVCIARKLSADRFNIFLVGEGAEAYAHKNGFVRQNMLTERAKKTWELRMKEITEKNLSPYDGHDTVCMISIDSEKDMAAATSTSGLFMKKRGRVGDSPVSGSGFYVDNEAGGAAATGLGEDIMKGCLSYETVQRMKRGMSPTEAAQSAVTEFAEQLKKRRGHAGAISVVAMNNKGEWGIGTNVEFSFVAADPDNEPKVYLANPIEGSNEVKIEIASKEYMENYKRNIQKPLEEI
- a CDS encoding PTS sugar transporter subunit IIB — encoded protein: MKKILLLCDAGMSTSLMVKKMKEAAVKKGIEVEINALSIAKFQENLGNYDVFLLGPQVKYKKAELAAVAETVGKKVEIINTMDYGMMKGDKVLDLALSLID
- a CDS encoding GNAT family N-acetyltransferase, producing MIRKAKKTDIEIISKIYIDSRRKTYKNILPDDYLNSLTYAQAEKKWEEYLENDNNVIFLHLDDKGTITSLAASKPYRHLKKCLYLDSLHVSPEFQSKGIGKSLILKTAEFALENGYDTMTISILRGNDKAEKIYQYLGAVYLNDFINYFDNTSAMSTVFIWKDLPKLISKHSK
- a CDS encoding GNAT family N-acetyltransferase, encoding MILRKYNPDDCIKLLKLFYDTVRNVNKKDYNDEQLSVWAPDNYIEEKYALWQKSLSENFTIVAEINGEIVGFGDIEKTGYLNRLFIHKDYQNMGIASAIVKELEKYAEKICICTIITEASITAKPFFERLGYTLVKKQQVERIGISLTNYVMEKNISR
- a CDS encoding replication initiation protein, translating into MSFDILQKDIQVEFSKHLNRKERNLIKFLSIKDKNVTLPFKEFLKYLDFETQEEGIKFLNLFMNKYIILSSNNSKYLAYLNILQSFYISGDDITLIFPDEIASSFKKGTNYEKLGVNRVLTFREKFSYRLYQYVKRAPEDSVYIPMEILRSLLEIKESYKRYYDIEKNLLIPVLKDLEDNGDLPLLYTKNKSGDYKSAKILGITLEKQIVENSNTIIINDIMTKIGKEVKNFTEIYSIILKALAEHGEEYVRTNTEYALKNFTGNFDIFLEQLLLKNTPVEKAYLTVKKKFKTLFELHMEVMKVAQKESQYPSNLKFLIKIYSLKDGESTVCDGKDISMKISYNKNDFSYIEVFRQKIKEENPNGEKYKKEAD
- a CDS encoding Abi family protein, which produces MNIENDKFIKFISSQLKPPTTFDEQINKLKNRNLVIENENFAKEVLKRINYYHFTGYLHDFKDLANDCYPKELTFDYIYKIIKFDMRIRNIFLYGMEIIERDLKTSISYNFAHSYSEGNISYMFSRDFKDKDKHSKFISFINKNIRDNEELPFIQHHKLNYQGYYPIWVAIELFTLGNLENFYVLLDNSVQKKIAKEYGYSKIQFGNWIEAMRRFRNMLAHDMRLYNYKVVSTPAKTKEFPITTYKIFDYVLVMRILIRDKEEWNNKILKDIKNTFNEFLEVIDISCIGFPEDWESYLKIDNKNIENHS
- a CDS encoding PTS lactose/cellobiose transporter subunit IIA, yielding MDLDLEEVAMTIVGNAGEARSLAYEALREAKTGNFDKAEELLKESREKSLVAHGMQTELICNEADGNGIAMNLLMVHAQDHLMNSILARELVEELIDLYRRVGVEK